The Pseudomonas azotoformans genome has a segment encoding these proteins:
- the pyk gene encoding pyruvate kinase, translating to MTPDKKVKILATLGPATDGIDDIRELVEAGVNIFRLNFSHGDHADHAQRYQWIRQVERQLNYPLGILMDLQGPKLRVGRFAEGKVQLVRGQALRLDLDETPGDQRRVNLPHPEIIAALEPGMDLLLDDGKLRLRVITKHADAIDTTVLNGGELSDRKGVNVPQALLELSPLTAKDRRDLSFGLELGVDWVALSFVQRPEDIREARELIGDKAFLMAKIEKPSAVQRLQEIAELSDAIMVARGDLGVEVPAESVPQIQKDIISTCRQLGKPVVVATQMLESMRFSPAPTRAEVTDVANAVAEGADAVMLSAETASGEYPLEAVQMMSKIIRQVENGPDYQAQLDVSRPKADATVSDAISCAIRRISSILPVAVLVNYSESGSSSLRAARERPVAPILNLTPNLSTARRLSVAWGVHSVVNDRLRQVDEVCSTALEIAQAQGMAERGDTLVITAGVPFGQPGSTNSLRIETLL from the coding sequence ATGACGCCTGACAAGAAGGTCAAAATCCTCGCCACCCTGGGCCCGGCCACCGACGGTATCGACGACATCCGCGAACTGGTAGAAGCCGGGGTGAACATCTTCCGGCTCAATTTCAGCCACGGCGACCACGCCGACCATGCCCAACGCTACCAATGGATTCGCCAGGTCGAGCGCCAGCTCAATTACCCGCTGGGCATCCTCATGGACCTGCAAGGGCCAAAGCTGCGGGTTGGACGTTTTGCCGAGGGCAAGGTGCAACTGGTACGCGGCCAGGCGTTGCGCCTGGACCTGGACGAAACACCGGGCGACCAGCGCCGGGTCAACCTGCCCCACCCGGAAATCATCGCGGCGCTGGAACCCGGCATGGATCTGCTGCTGGACGATGGCAAGCTGCGCCTGCGGGTGATCACCAAACATGCCGACGCCATCGACACCACCGTGCTCAATGGCGGTGAATTGTCTGATCGCAAAGGCGTGAACGTCCCACAAGCCCTGTTGGAACTCAGCCCACTGACCGCCAAGGATCGGCGCGATTTGAGCTTCGGCCTGGAGCTGGGCGTGGATTGGGTGGCGCTGTCGTTCGTGCAACGCCCGGAAGACATTCGCGAAGCCCGCGAGCTGATCGGCGACAAGGCGTTCCTGATGGCCAAGATCGAGAAACCCTCGGCCGTGCAGCGCCTGCAGGAAATCGCCGAACTGAGCGACGCGATCATGGTTGCAAGAGGCGACCTGGGCGTGGAAGTGCCGGCCGAGAGCGTGCCGCAGATCCAGAAGGACATCATCAGCACCTGTCGCCAGTTGGGTAAACCGGTGGTGGTGGCGACGCAGATGCTGGAGTCGATGCGCTTCTCACCGGCGCCGACCCGCGCCGAAGTCACCGATGTCGCCAATGCCGTGGCCGAAGGCGCGGACGCGGTGATGCTGTCGGCGGAAACCGCGTCCGGCGAATACCCGCTGGAAGCCGTGCAGATGATGAGCAAGATCATCCGCCAGGTGGAAAACGGCCCGGATTACCAGGCGCAACTGGATGTCAGCCGACCGAAGGCGGATGCCACGGTGTCGGACGCCATCAGCTGCGCGATCCGCCGTATCAGCAGCATCCTGCCGGTGGCGGTGCTGGTGAACTACAGCGAGTCGGGCAGCTCCAGCCTGCGCGCGGCGCGGGAACGGCCGGTGGCGCCGATCCTCAACCTTACGCCCAACCTGTCCACGGCACGGAGGTTGAGCGTGGCGTGGGGCGTGCACTCGGTGGTCAATGATCGGCTGCGCCAGGTGGATGAGGTCTGTTCCACGGCGCTGGAGATTGCCCAGGCACAGGGCATGGCGGAGCGTGGGGATACGTTGGTGATTACGGCGGGGGTGCCGTTCGGGCAGCCGGGATCGACCAATTCACTGCGGATCGAAACCCTACTCTAA
- a CDS encoding glycerate kinase type-2 family protein: MSVDPQHLLRELFATAIDAAHPRQVLEPYLPADRSGRVIVIGAGKAAAAMALVVENVWQGEVTGLVVTRYGHGAPCKKIEVVEAAHPVPDAAGLAVAERVLALISNLTEDDRVIFLLSGGGSALLALPAEGITLADKQAINKALLKSGATIGEMNCVRKHLSAIKGGRLAKAAWPATVYTYAISDVPGDQATVIASGPTVGDPSTSQQALAILKRYNIDAPASVRSWLQNPASETVKPGDPVLARSHFQLIARPQQSLEAVAVKVRQAGFSPLILGDLEGEARDVAKVHAGIARQIVQHGQPLAAPCVILSGGETTVTVRGNGRGGRNAEFLLSLTDSLKGLPGVYALAGDTDGIDGSEDNAGAIMTPCSYSRAEALGLSASDELDNNNGYGYFAALDGLIITEPTRTNVNDFRAILILETAKHDA; encoded by the coding sequence ATGTCGGTCGATCCGCAACATCTGCTTCGCGAGCTGTTTGCCACAGCCATCGACGCTGCCCACCCCCGGCAAGTCCTTGAACCCTACCTGCCCGCCGACCGCAGCGGCCGTGTGATCGTGATCGGCGCCGGCAAGGCCGCCGCCGCCATGGCGCTGGTCGTGGAAAACGTCTGGCAGGGCGAAGTCACCGGCCTGGTCGTCACCCGTTACGGCCACGGCGCGCCCTGCAAGAAAATCGAAGTGGTCGAGGCCGCACACCCGGTGCCCGACGCTGCCGGCCTGGCCGTGGCCGAGCGCGTATTGGCACTGATCAGCAACCTGACGGAAGACGACCGCGTGATCTTCCTGCTGTCCGGCGGTGGCTCTGCGCTGCTGGCGTTGCCCGCAGAAGGCATCACCCTGGCCGATAAACAGGCCATCAACAAAGCCCTGCTCAAGTCCGGCGCGACCATTGGCGAGATGAATTGCGTGCGCAAGCACCTCTCGGCCATCAAGGGCGGCCGACTGGCGAAAGCCGCATGGCCCGCCACCGTCTACACCTACGCGATTTCCGATGTGCCCGGCGACCAGGCCACGGTGATTGCCTCCGGCCCCACGGTCGGAGACCCGAGCACGTCGCAACAGGCGCTGGCGATTCTCAAGCGTTACAACATCGACGCCCCCGCCTCGGTACGCAGCTGGTTGCAGAACCCGGCCTCGGAAACCGTCAAGCCCGGCGACCCGGTACTCGCCCGCAGCCACTTCCAATTGATCGCCCGCCCCCAGCAATCCCTGGAAGCGGTGGCGGTAAAAGTCCGCCAGGCCGGTTTCAGCCCGTTGATCCTCGGCGACCTCGAAGGCGAAGCACGGGACGTGGCCAAGGTACACGCCGGTATCGCCCGGCAGATCGTGCAACACGGCCAGCCCTTGGCGGCGCCGTGCGTGATCCTCTCCGGCGGCGAAACCACCGTGACCGTGCGCGGCAATGGCCGTGGCGGGCGCAATGCGGAATTCCTGTTGAGCCTCACCGACAGCCTCAAGGGCCTGCCCGGCGTGTACGCCCTGGCCGGTGACACCGACGGTATCGACGGCTCGGAAGACAACGCCGGCGCGATCATGACGCCGTGCAGTTATTCGCGCGCCGAAGCCCTCGGGCTGTCGGCCAGCGATGAGCTGGATAACAACAACGGCTACGGCTATTTCGCTGCCCTCGACGGTTTGATCATCACTGAGCCCACGCGCACCAACGTCAACGACTTCCGCGCCATCCTGATCCTTGAGACTGCCAAACATGACGCCTGA
- a CDS encoding 2-hydroxy-3-oxopropionate reductase, producing the protein MAKIGFIGTGIMGQPMAANLQKAGHQLFLSEHHGKAPQALIDAGAVALANPQQVAQEAEFIIVMVPDTPQVDDVLFRKDGVAAGLSPNKVVIDMSSISPTATKAFAAKINETGAQYLDAPVSGGEVGAKAGTLSIMIGGEPQTFERALPLFQAMGKNITLVGGNGDGQTAKVANQIIVALNIQAVAEALLFASKNGADPAKVREALMGGFASSKILEVHGERMIKGTFDPGFRINLHQKDLNLALAGAKELGINLPNTAGTQQVFSTCTAIGGGNWDHSALIKGLEHMANFSIREK; encoded by the coding sequence ATGGCTAAAATCGGATTTATCGGCACCGGCATCATGGGTCAACCCATGGCCGCCAACCTGCAGAAAGCAGGTCACCAACTGTTCCTCTCCGAGCACCACGGCAAGGCGCCGCAAGCGCTGATCGACGCTGGCGCGGTGGCCCTGGCCAACCCGCAGCAGGTTGCGCAGGAAGCTGAGTTCATCATCGTGATGGTCCCGGACACCCCGCAGGTCGACGACGTACTGTTCCGCAAAGACGGCGTCGCCGCCGGCCTGTCGCCGAACAAAGTGGTGATCGACATGAGCTCGATCTCCCCCACCGCCACCAAGGCGTTCGCCGCCAAGATCAACGAGACCGGCGCGCAGTACCTGGATGCCCCGGTGTCCGGAGGTGAAGTCGGCGCCAAGGCCGGCACCCTGAGCATCATGATCGGTGGCGAGCCGCAGACCTTCGAACGCGCGCTGCCGTTGTTCCAGGCCATGGGCAAGAACATCACGTTGGTGGGCGGCAATGGTGATGGTCAGACCGCCAAGGTGGCCAACCAGATCATCGTCGCGCTGAACATCCAAGCGGTCGCGGAAGCGCTGCTGTTCGCCTCCAAGAACGGCGCCGACCCGGCCAAGGTGCGGGAAGCGCTGATGGGCGGATTTGCTTCGTCGAAAATCCTCGAAGTGCATGGCGAGCGCATGATCAAGGGCACTTTTGATCCGGGCTTCCGCATCAACCTGCACCAGAAGGACCTCAACCTGGCGTTGGCCGGTGCCAAGGAACTGGGGATCAACCTGCCGAACACCGCCGGTACGCAGCAGGTGTTCAGCACCTGCACGGCGATTGGCGGCGGCAATTGGGACCACTCGGCGCTGATCAAGGGCCTGGAACATATGGCGAATTTCTCGATTCGCGAGAAGTAA
- the hyi gene encoding hydroxypyruvate isomerase, giving the protein MPRFAANLSMLFTEQDFLARFKAAADAGFQGVEYLFPYEFSSAEIKAQLDANGLTQVLFNLPAGDWAKGERGLACHPDRVEEFRAGVKLAIAYAQVLGNTQINCLAGIRPQGVDDETLEKTFVANLKYAAEKLQAVGIKLVMEAINTRDIPGFYLNNTAQALSIREQVGSANLFLQYDIYHMQIMEGDLARTMAAHLGEINHIQLADNPGRNEPGTGEINYRFLFEHLDRIGYTGWVGCEYKPLTTTEAGLGWLKTHNAI; this is encoded by the coding sequence ATGCCGCGTTTCGCCGCCAACCTGTCCATGCTGTTTACCGAACAGGACTTTCTTGCCCGTTTCAAAGCGGCCGCCGACGCCGGCTTCCAAGGCGTCGAGTACCTGTTCCCCTATGAATTCAGCTCTGCCGAAATCAAGGCGCAACTCGACGCCAACGGCTTGACCCAGGTGCTGTTCAACCTGCCGGCCGGTGACTGGGCCAAGGGCGAACGCGGCCTGGCCTGCCACCCGGACCGGGTCGAGGAATTCCGTGCCGGGGTCAAGCTGGCCATCGCCTACGCCCAAGTGTTGGGCAATACCCAGATCAACTGCCTGGCGGGCATCCGGCCACAAGGCGTTGACGACGAAACCCTGGAAAAAACCTTCGTCGCCAATCTCAAGTACGCCGCTGAAAAACTGCAAGCCGTGGGCATCAAGCTGGTCATGGAAGCGATCAACACCCGCGACATCCCAGGCTTCTACCTGAACAACACGGCGCAAGCCCTGTCGATTCGCGAACAGGTCGGCAGCGCCAACCTGTTCTTGCAGTACGACATCTATCACATGCAAATCATGGAAGGCGACCTGGCCCGCACCATGGCCGCGCACCTGGGTGAGATCAACCACATCCAGTTGGCGGACAACCCTGGGCGCAACGAGCCGGGCACCGGTGAGATCAACTACCGCTTCCTGTTCGAACATTTGGACCGCATCGGCTACACGGGTTGGGTCGGCTGTGAGTACAAGCCGTTGACCACCACCGAAGCGGGTTTGGGTTGGTTGAAGACCCACAACGCCATCTAA
- a CDS encoding GlcG/HbpS family heme-binding protein: MSALTLKLATQLASQALSAGRTISAAPLTIAVLDSGGHLITLQREDGASLLRPQIAIGKAWGAIALGKGSRLLALDAQQRPAFIAALNSLGQGSVVPAPGGVLIRSQEGVVLGAIGISGDTSDIDEQCAITAIEGVGLMADAGVSA; encoded by the coding sequence ATGAGCGCTTTAACCTTGAAACTCGCCACCCAACTGGCCAGCCAGGCCCTCAGTGCAGGGCGCACCATTTCTGCTGCACCGCTGACCATCGCCGTGCTCGACAGCGGCGGCCACTTGATCACCCTGCAGCGGGAAGACGGTGCCAGCCTGCTGCGCCCGCAAATCGCCATCGGCAAGGCTTGGGGCGCGATCGCCCTGGGCAAGGGTTCACGCCTGCTGGCGCTGGACGCGCAGCAGCGACCGGCGTTTATCGCGGCGTTGAACAGTTTGGGGCAGGGCAGCGTGGTGCCTGCGCCGGGTGGGGTATTGATTCGGAGTCAGGAGGGCGTGGTGCTGGGGGCGATCGGCATCAGCGGGGATACGTCGGATATTGATGAGCAGTGTGCGATTACGGCGATCGAGGGGGTGGGGTTGATGGCGGATGCGGGGGTGTCGGCTTGA
- a CDS encoding TetR/AcrR family transcriptional regulator, with amino-acid sequence MSTIRERNKEKILRAASEEFADKGFAATKTSDIAAKAGLPKPNVYYYFKSKDNLYREVLESIIEPILAASTPFNPDGEPSVVLSNYVRSKIRISRDLPFASKVFASEIMHGAPHLSADQVEQLNAQAKHNIACIQNWVDRGLIAPIDPNHLMFSIWAATQTYADFDWQISAVTGKAKLDEADYEAAAQTIIRLVLKGCEPDK; translated from the coding sequence ATGAGCACCATTCGCGAGCGCAACAAAGAAAAGATCCTGCGGGCGGCCAGCGAGGAGTTTGCCGACAAGGGCTTCGCCGCGACCAAAACCAGCGACATCGCCGCCAAGGCGGGGCTGCCCAAGCCCAACGTCTATTACTACTTCAAGTCCAAGGACAACCTCTACCGCGAGGTGCTCGAAAGCATTATCGAGCCGATCCTGGCGGCTTCCACGCCGTTCAATCCGGATGGCGAACCCTCGGTGGTACTGAGCAACTACGTTCGCTCGAAAATCCGCATCTCCCGCGACCTGCCGTTTGCGTCCAAAGTCTTCGCCAGCGAAATCATGCACGGCGCCCCGCACCTTAGCGCGGACCAGGTCGAACAGCTCAACGCCCAGGCCAAGCACAATATCGCCTGCATCCAGAACTGGGTAGATCGCGGCCTGATCGCGCCGATTGACCCCAACCACTTGATGTTCAGTATCTGGGCGGCTACGCAGACCTATGCGGATTTTGACTGGCAGATCTCGGCGGTGACCGGGAAGGCCAAGTTGGATGAGGCGGATTATGAAGCGGCGGCGCAGACCATTATTCGGTTGGTGCTCAAAGGCTGCGAGCCGGATAAGTAA